In Nomascus leucogenys isolate Asia chromosome 3, Asia_NLE_v1, whole genome shotgun sequence, the genomic window TCTTATATCAGGAGCAAGTGATATATCTGCTGAGGCAGTGTCTTTGGAGCAGTTGAGCGGTGTAGGTTGCCACACATTTATTTCACAGGAAAGGAGTGAATCCATCAGGCCACTGAGCTTATAAGTATTACCCTGGCAGTCAGCCACCCAAATATAAATACTCTAAATGGACTAAAGGAAATGTTCATTCTGTTGTTTAGAGTTGGACCCATCCCAGGAAGGTAAATTTAATCTTTTGAGGACTGCTGTTGTAGGGTTGAATGGAATACGCATTTGTTTATCTCCTTTGTGATCTTTTTGTCTTCCTGGTGATACATTATGTATTTGTGATACGAAGCATTTCAGCTGTCTTGCTCAATGGCATTGCATTTGCTGGTTATTGGGTCCCCAGATTGGCATCATTAAACAGCTTCAGCCTCTGTCCAATCTGGGACCTGTTAGTGAGAGAAGTGGAACCAAAGAGGCCAGATTCCAACAGAAACAAAGCTGGGGTGAAATTAGGGGGAAATCATTCCAGAGCTCAGTGCGTAAATCCCTGCACTTCttaatctttatcttttaaaatatctgaaggaATTTTGGTACTTCTTGgcataatgaggaaaaaataattcctcaaaaagttaaaaagtgaaataaaatgtaaagctgtcagtgaaagaaggaaagaataacCCACCACACCACAATTCAGAAAACCAGAGTTTATGAGACACGTGTTGTGTTTTCCTGGATATGCAAATGTTGTTTTATTAAAGAGAGAGGGATATGGTATATATTTTCATCTAACTACCACATCTTAAGTAATCAGTTCAGGCTCTTATGATGAAATCTTTAATTACTAGAAGTGTGTCATTAGTTAGATGTAGAATGAATGATAGTACCGTGTTTTATTGCCTCACATGATATAGCCATTTGTGCCATAAATTCATTGACCTCATCTTAAATGATGAGTCCTGGAAGACAGACTTGATTCATTATTTCTTAAGTGACAGTTTTTCCTCTAATAATTTTTTGCTTCATCAGAAAgattgcttttctgtatttttagatcAGTATTCTGAATTGAAATTTAATAAGGCAAGgacacgctctctctctctctctctgtctctctctctctctctctgtctctctctctctcacgtTACCCAAAACAAGATAGTCATGAACTGTCACACTACTACTTGAACAATTTGGGATGCTGCTGAAAATCAAGCAGCTAACCATAGGTCTTTGCTTTAATGGGAAAGTTTGATGAAATAGGATTTTGCTTCTAACTTTGATGTCTGTAATTCTTTTTATGTCAAAATAGATGAGATATGGTGGAGAATTCTCATTTGACAATTGGGATAGATCTATGAGCATTCCTTATTCATCACTGGATTACTGAaaatgaaggaagggaagggagaacatataaattatatttagattattattattttttactccgtttgaaaatatttatttggcttgAGGAAACAGGAATCCTTTGGAGGCAAATAATTCAATCTGGCAATTTAAAAACCAATTAAGGATTTCAGAAAACTCTTCTCCCTTATGGCTAAAAAATAAGATCCAAAAAAATATGCCAGAAAATgggtatattattttaattggtttaattcattgataattttttaagtCAATGATTAAAGAAGCTATTTTTGATCCTTCACTTCAAGCTTGTAAATTTGTACTTCAGGCTTTCTGTGGATGCCTAATATTGAAACAGAAGCAGGTGGTTTATTTCATAGTGGAATTTAAGTGCCATATcattatacattaattttatttaaatgatcaGGTTTATAAAACAATAACTTACATGCATCATGTTTCTAATACTTGTTTACTTAACCTTTATCTAAATGAAAAATTTGAGGGTCTGATGGATTCTGTGGGTCTCTTCTCATCAGAGGCAGTTCTGCACTTTTTTGTAAACTGGGCATCTCAATTATGATAAAAACTTCCCTTAATTCAAGAGGAACATGAAACACTATAGTAAAACACAGGAGTATATTAGCATTGAAACTTTTTTTACCACTTTAATAACAGCAACAGTTTTGATAGCTAAATTGAAAGAATGCCTTTCTAATCATCAAAGGTAACTCAGCAGTTTTCTCACTCTCCAAAATTTTTTGCAAGAAATAGTTTGAAAGGGCAGTTTGATGAGACTAAACAAAACACGAATGTGTGCCAACATGTTGTTCAATCTCACACCATCAAGTTTATTATCTGCAAATATCAGTGGAAAAAAAGCGAGAAGGAAAAGAGTGGATTTACACATACAGACCCACATCTGCCACGTGCGTGTTCGCCCATGATCACATACCAGCATGCCACCACTGTTTACAATCAAGGAGAGCTGAGAGTTAAATGAGATGAGTAATCAAATGCCCAGCATATGTTGTTTTTGCATTGTTTATGTGACCaatcattattaaaatttatcatcttttaaTTATATCAGTttatgatagtttttaaaaaaaaccaacacGCACCAACAACAGAACAACAGACAGCCTCTTCAACAAAAACAGGGTCTCATTTAGAACAATATTGAAACCAGTGCTTTATTGGGGGAGAGACTCAAATTCAATAGACTCCCCATTGCAGTGTTTCACAATTCTTTCTTTGCTGCTATATATGGCTTGAGTGCTGAGAAAatgccccccccaaaaaaaaaggaaaaaaagaaaaaagattgtgtgtgtaaaactctgtcaaaaaaaagtaAGGCACTGAAAGAACTATTGAAAATTTTGAcatctgtttatctgtttatAGCTATGGCAAGATTACTCATATTAATTCTTGTTTAAAATGCCATATGAAGGAAAGACATTTGTGCAAACAAGAGTCATATTTGAATTGTAGACCATGTCTTCACCATCTGTGAGAGCTGATGGTGTTGCAAAATTAATGTGTTAATGAAATCACAATAATTTCTCCAAAGTAATGGGTTCTGAAGCTGAGAATGAGTATTTTTTGAACTTTGATGTCTAGTGATTTCCAATTGGGAGAAGCTCTCAGCCTTTAATTAGTTCTGCAGcccaactttaaaataaatttggtgaTGTCTTTCTTTTGCCAGGAGTAGATTTGAAGGGGGGAAAAAGCCATAACAACTTTTGGAAAATGTTCTCTGGTTTTTGAAAAGTTGTTAAATAAGACTGCCTGCCAAGAAATGTCACCAAAAATTCTGACTACTGAGAGAGAGTGGGCAAACAGCTCAAAAAATAATTCTAGCTTGCTGCAACATCACAGGTTGGGAATAGCTAAACCTCACACAGACTTCATGATTAATTCCAAGTTTCTCCTTGGAAGCCAGACATAATGATGTTCAGCGCTTTGTGTTATTGGTTAACACAGTACACTCTTTCCAACTGCATTATCAAACATAGTCAACAGTGTAAAGTGACTTCGCATGAGGAGAATTGTAAGGGGTAATATTTCAAGCCCATTGAACTTTCTGGAGAACCTTTCCCTCCAAAACTCTTTAGGTTTGCATTTACAATGAGCCTGTCTGACAAGTGAAAATGTGTGGGCAGGTACATTGGACAGGTATATATATTCCCTTTTCTCAGAACCATCTTTAAGTCATGCTTAAAGGGGACAACACAATTTCTTTAAGAAGAAAGAATAGGAGGTTTTGATAATTGGTATTCTGAAGGGCTCATATTTATAAAGCCAACCCATCATTTTACAAACATTTCAGAATTTTACCCTTTTAGAAGGAAACAGTTCTACCTGTTTGAGAAGTGCTGGTAAAGTTTAAAAGAACCTTTATGTGAAACACGAAACGTCATCTACCCAGGTAAATTGCTTGTCTTACCTGTTGTGGTTTTTTATTACTGTGTTGTAGGTATGTGACTGGTGTAAGCACATAAGACACACAAAAGAATACCTGGATTTTGGGGACGGGGAAAGAAGGCTTCAGTTCTGCAGTGCAAAATGTCTCAATCAATACAAAATGGACATTTTCTACAAAGAGACCCAGGCCAATCTTCCAGCTGGGCTGTGCAGCACATTACACCCTCCCATGGAAAATAAAGCAGAAGGCACCGGGGTGCAGCTGCTCACTCCAGACTCTTGGAATATCCCGCTAACAGATGCTCGGAGGAAGGCCCCCTCCCCTGTGGCTACAGCTGGCCAAAGCCAAGGCCCTGGCCCGTCGGCGTCCACCACCGTCTCTCCATCTGACACTGCCAACTGCTCTGTCACTAAAATCCCCACGCCAGTGCCCAAGTCCATCCCCATCAGCGAGACTCCAAATATCCCTCCTGTCTCCGTCCAGCCACCTGCTAGCATCGGGCCTCCCCTTGGCGTCCCGCCTCGCAGCCCTCCCATGGTGATGACCAACCGCGGCCCGGTGCCGCTGCCCATCTTCATGGAGCAGCAGATCATGCAGCAGATCCGCCCGCCCTTCATCCGCGGGCCTCCGCACCATGCCTCCAACCCCAACAGCCCCCTGTCCAACCCCATGCTTCCCGGCATCGGGCCCCCGCCCGGTGGCCCCAGAAACCTGGGCCCCACTTCCAGCCCCATGCACCGGCCCATGCTATCGCCCCACATCCACCCCCCGAGCACCCCCACCATGCCCGGGAACCCCCCAGGCCTGCTGCCCCCGCCGCCCCCGGGCGCTCCGCTGCCGAGTCTTCCCTTCCCGCCAGTGAGCATGATGCCAAATGGCCCGATGCCGGTACCCCAGATGATGAATTTCGGGCTGCCGTCGCTTGCCCCGCTGGTGCCGCCCCCGACCCTGCTCGTGCCGTACCCTGTGATCGTGCCCCTACCGGtgcccatccccatccccatccctatCCCTCACGTCAACGACTCCAAGCCCCCCAACGGGTTCTCCAGCAACGGGGAGAACTTCATTCCGAGCGCCCCTGGCGACTCCGCGGCGGCGGGCGGCAAGCCAAGCGGACACTCCCTGTCCCCCCGGGACTCCAAGCAGGGCTCGTCCAAGTCCGCGGACTCGCCCCCCGGCTGCTCGGGCCAGGCCCTGAGCCTGGCGCCCACGCCCGCCGAGCACGGCCGGAGCGAGGTGGTGGACCTGACGCGGCGCGCCGGCAGCCCCCTGGGCCCCCCGGGCGCGGGCGGCCAACTCGGCTTCCCAGGCGTGCTGCAGGGCCCGCAGGACGGCGTCATCGACCTGACCGTGGGCCACCGGGCCCGGCTGCACAACGTGATCCACCGCGCGCTGCACGCGCACGTCAAGGCGGAGCGCGAGCCGGGCGCCGCGGAGCGCAGGACCTGCGGCGGCTGCAGGGACGGCCACTGCAGCCCGCCCGCCGCCGGCGACCCAGGCCCGGGCGCCCCGGCGGGCCCCGAGGCGGCCGCGGCCTGCAACGTCATCGTGAACGGCACGCGCGGCGCCGCCGCCGAGGGCGCTAAGAGCGCGGAGCCGCCTCCCGagcagccgccgccgccaccgccgcccgCGCCCCCCAAGAAGCTGCTGTCGCCTGAGGAACCGGCGGTGAGCGAGCTAGAATCGGTCAAGGAGAACAACTGTGCTTCCAACTGCCACCTGGACGGGGAGGCGGCCAAAAAGCTGATGGGCGAGGAGGCCCTGGCGGGGGGCGACAAGTCAGACCCGAACCTTAATAACCCCGCGGACGAGGACCATGCCTATGCTCTGCGGATGCTGCCCAAGACCGGCTGCGTGATCCAGCCTGTGCCAAAACCCGCGGAGAAGGCTGCCATGGCGCCGTGCATCATCTCCTCGCCCATGCTCAGCGCCGGGCCCGAGGACCTGGAGCCGCCGCTCAAAAGGAGGTGCCTCCGAATTAGAAATCAGAATAAGTAAAAGGTTTGTATGTCCGCCGGGCACTTCTCCGCACCAGCCAGTGCACCTCTCCTTACTTCTGACAAGGCAGAAGCGAGAGTTGTAATTATAGTCATGATTTTACCGTGTGTGTGTTATATTGCACCCGGTGTGGTCACGCTATCAACATTCTGAGCCAGCAGCTCTGATGCTGAGTTGTTCAGTagcatcattcccattttacagccgAGGAAACTGAGCCACAGCGTGTGAGTGCCAAGCCCCAGGTCACTTACTTGAGGGGAGAGCTCAGTCTCCAACCTGTCATGAAATACTGTCTCTCCAATTACACTTTTATTATCATGCTCATCTCCGTAAATCACCCTATTGGAGAAGAGGAGGatggggggagggagaagagattAACTTGGGACACCTAAATGTGTGATCATGACGTTGCAGGGCAGTGGTGAAATGTCCAGTGAACCCATGAGCTGGGCCACCTACCAAATAGAGCTGGTTGCCTCATTGGCAGAATGTCACCAAATGTTTTTGATAAGGACGGGATTCCATTTGTAAAGTGAGAGTGAAACCTAACTCTTACATGCATATGTCAGCTGAACCCAGGCCACTGAGTCCTATTTGCCTGGCAGGGTGTCTTTCCTGTTCATGGGGTCTCCTTCCTGCAGTTTGGCACCAAGCAGCGTCCCCCAGGGTAGGCCTCAAGCGTCACTGACCAGCTTTGCTCTCTCCCCCTTTTGGGGCCCGGCGGCTCAGCTGATGAGTTGCTCACCTTTGCAGGTAATGGGAGGCTTCGATAGGGAAGAGGGTGGCATTGCTAAAGTGAGTGACACTGCACATCTCTGACCTCATAGACTCCTGCCTAATGCCAAGTGAGCCGCTGAGAGTGAGTTAAATTTTTCAGTATTGGGAAGGGGAACTAACATGTGTGCCTGTCATAGGCAGAGGTGGCCTCATTTGCCCCTCCTGCCAATCTTGGTGGAATAGGCATCATCTGTATCTCACCAAGGAGGCAGTTGAAGCTTAGATACTGTGCCTGAAGCAGAGCCCGTACATGGGGAAGCAGTATTCAACTCAGGCCTGTCAGACACAGCCCAAGCTCTCCGCTCTATCCAAGTGGGCATCAAACAGGCCAAAATTCAGTTGAGTTTATCAACTTCTtatggagaggaagaagagagatgagCATTTATTATTATAGGTACAAGTGTACCTAACTTGTAGACTGCTCCTTCCAGGGACTAGGGAGATACAAAGGCAAATATGATGGTGTGCCCCCATCTGGTGGGAGTGCAAACTCCAGGAGGAAGGAAGCGGGGGCCAGGAGAGTGGATCTCATAAGATGAATAATTGCTCACATTTGTATGCAGGCTGTCTTCTAAGTGTTTTTCAGTAGTATTTGGATCTGGATCCATAGGACAATTATCgtcttcattttattgatgaggaaaccaagacagAAACgttaaagtaacttgcccaagattttACCAAATTAGCAGAGTTGAGATGCAAATCCaggctgtctgactccagagctgcatttttttaaaaaccactataGGAGAATAGGCTAATTAGTTTCTTTATTACCCTACATACTAAAATTGTTTTACCCACCTCAGTGGGTAAAACAACTCTCAGTTGTCGTAAGagaaagtttcttaaaaaacaaacaaaaactgagtcTACCTCCTAACTTCTCTAAGTGTTCAGACAGTTGAATTCTTGTTTCTGCAGCACCAACAAGCCTACATTACCAACCCGTTACTCTACAGTGGGAAATACAAACGTGGAGCACAGCACTTGCTGTGGTGTGTCCAGTCCCTGGTCTCTAAGTTGGGCCCCTAGCATAGCCAGGAGATTGGGAAGCACAGACCAGAGCAAGGAGACTTGTCGGTTGTAGAAGAAAGGTTTCTCAGCCACCATCGTTCGAGGTTTCCTTTTCCTCTGATGGCTTTGCCAGTAGAGGAAGAATACTAAAAATGAGTTCACCATTCCTTCTTGTTTTTACATCTACAAGTTCTGCTG contains:
- the SOBP gene encoding sine oculis-binding protein homolog isoform X2; this encodes MAEMEKEGRPPENKRSRKPAHPVKREINEEMKNFAENTMNELLGWYGYDKVELKDGEDIEFRSYPTDGESRQHISVLKENSLPKPKLPEDSVISPYNISTGYSGLATGNGLSDSPAGSKDHGNVPIIVPLIPPPFIKPPAEDDVSNVQIMCAWCQKVGIKRYSLSMGSEVKSFCSEKCFAACRRAYFKRNKVCDWCKHIRHTKEYLDFGDGERRLQFCSAKCLNQYKMDIFYKETQANLPAGLCSTLHPPMENKAEGTGVQLLTPDSWNIPLTDARRKAPSPVATAGQSQGPGPSASTTVSPSDTANCSVTKIPTPVPKSIPISETPNIPPVSVQPPASIGPPLGVPPRSPPMVMTNRGPVPLPIFMEQQIMQQIRPPFIRGPPHHASNPNSPLSNPMLPGIGPPPGGPRNLGPTSSPMHRPMLSPHIHPPSTPTMPGNPPGLLPPPPPGAPLPSLPFPPVSMMPNGPMPVPQMMNFGLPSLAPLVPPPTLLVPYPVIVPLPVPIPIPIPIPHVNDSKPPNGFSSNGENFIPSAPGDSAAAGGKPSGHSLSPRDSKQGSSKSADSPPGCSGQALSLAPTPAEHGRSEVVDLTRRAGSPLGPPGAGGQLGFPGVLQGPQDGVIDLTVGHRARLHNVIHRALHAHVKAEREPGAAERRTCGGCRDGHCSPPAAGDPGPGAPAGPEAAAACNVIVNGTRGAAAEGAKSAEPPPEQPPPPPPPAPPKKLLSPEEPAVSELESVKENNCASNCHLDGEAAKKLMGEEALAGGDKSDPNLNNPADEDHAYALRMLPKTGCVIQPVPKPAEKAAMAPCIISSPMLSAGPEDLEPPLKRRCLRIRNQNK
- the SOBP gene encoding sine oculis-binding protein homolog isoform X1, giving the protein MAEMEKEGRPPENKRSRKPAHPVKREINEEMKNFAENTMNELLGWYGYDKVELKDGEDIEFRSYPTDGESRQHISVLKENSLPKPKLPEDSVISPYNISTGYSGLATGNGLSDSPAGSKDHGNVPIIVPLIPPPFIKPPAEDDVSNVQIMCAWCQKVGIKRYSLSMGSEVKSFCSEKCFAACRRAYFKRNKARDEDGHAENFPQQHYAKETPRLAFKNNCELLVCDWCKHIRHTKEYLDFGDGERRLQFCSAKCLNQYKMDIFYKETQANLPAGLCSTLHPPMENKAEGTGVQLLTPDSWNIPLTDARRKAPSPVATAGQSQGPGPSASTTVSPSDTANCSVTKIPTPVPKSIPISETPNIPPVSVQPPASIGPPLGVPPRSPPMVMTNRGPVPLPIFMEQQIMQQIRPPFIRGPPHHASNPNSPLSNPMLPGIGPPPGGPRNLGPTSSPMHRPMLSPHIHPPSTPTMPGNPPGLLPPPPPGAPLPSLPFPPVSMMPNGPMPVPQMMNFGLPSLAPLVPPPTLLVPYPVIVPLPVPIPIPIPIPHVNDSKPPNGFSSNGENFIPSAPGDSAAAGGKPSGHSLSPRDSKQGSSKSADSPPGCSGQALSLAPTPAEHGRSEVVDLTRRAGSPLGPPGAGGQLGFPGVLQGPQDGVIDLTVGHRARLHNVIHRALHAHVKAEREPGAAERRTCGGCRDGHCSPPAAGDPGPGAPAGPEAAAACNVIVNGTRGAAAEGAKSAEPPPEQPPPPPPPAPPKKLLSPEEPAVSELESVKENNCASNCHLDGEAAKKLMGEEALAGGDKSDPNLNNPADEDHAYALRMLPKTGCVIQPVPKPAEKAAMAPCIISSPMLSAGPEDLEPPLKRRCLRIRNQNK